One window of Aspergillus oryzae RIB40 DNA, chromosome 3 genomic DNA carries:
- a CDS encoding cytochrome P450 (cytochrome P450 CYP4/CYP19/CYP26 subfamilies): MTQLRIVEVGSRNSEGIDKDFSDSKVREPPGPKGLPIVGNFFEVYPDHLGNHQRLFEQYGPIIKTTSLGRTTYQTNDPVLSSIVFAESDFFTKKINEAHPLYALKQPSAGVFLGDTETPEWKVAHKFLPPALGPKAVRHYAPTMQETVEDAFKVFDEFDKQGEAWNVYQYMLKLGSQAVGKLTLGLDFQHFTSPDANLHEMVNLIAELLSLNKKVTSKGDWYAKLPFGDPQKLKQIKVRIIEMVEESIRSAERGGVVDLPLQDAALQASNMVDYAVRATDNKGEKLPKTSLVWALTVATGAGFTTTSSLLSWLIYGLVTYPDMQERLLQELIDHDIDENTQLTADITDRLTFLDKYIKETQRRHNPSFQPGRTAKVDLILPGGYKIPQDSVIIPALHHIHNNPELWDNPQKFNPDRWDTEEVKNRHKAAYIPFAMGPRMCIGFNFALQEIKVFLPKLIYRYKFTREGDGHIEYDPMFQLIRPNNLYVRAERRVKWPPKTEN; encoded by the exons AAGTCCGCGAACCACCTGGTCCCAAGGGTCTACCCATCGTTGGCAACTTCTTCGAAGTATACCCCGACCATCTAGGAAACCACCAACGTCTCTTCGAGCAATACGGCCCAATCATCAAGACCACTAGTCTCGGGCGTACAACATACCAAACCAACGATCCAGTCTTGTCATCCATTGTATTTGCTGAGTCTGATTTCTTCACCAAAAAGATCAACGAGGCACATCCCCTCTACGCACTTAAGCAGCCCAGCGCCGGTGTTTTCCTAGGCGACACCGAGACGCCAGAATGGAAGGTCGCGCACAAGTTCTTGCCTCCGGCTCTTGGCCCCAAGGCCGTCCGTCACTACGCGCCTACCATGCAGGAGACGGTCGAGGATGCCTTTAAGGTATTCGATGAGTTTGATAAGCAGGGCGAGGCGTGGAATGTTTACCAGTATATGTTGAAGCTGGGATCCCAGGCTGTTGGGAAACTTACGCTGGGTCTTGACTTTCAACATTTTACTTCTCCCGATGCTAATCTGCACGAGATGGTCAATCTGATTGCTGAGTTACTCTCGCTCAACAAGAAGGTCACGTCCAAGGGTGACTGGTACGCCAAGTTGCCTTTCGGGGACCCACAGAAACTCAAGCAGATCAAAGTGCGCATTATAGAGATGGTCGAGGAATCTATTCGGTCGGCTGAGCGGGGAGGTGTCGTCGACCTCCCTCTCCAGGATGCGGCATTGCAGGCTTCTAACATGGTCG ATTATGCGGTACGTGCCACCGATAACAAAGGCGAGAAGCTACCGAAGACAAGTCTTGTCTGGGCTCTTACCGTCGCAACTGGGGCTGGCTTCACAACCACCAGTTCCCTTCTTTCATGGCTTATTTACGGTCTTGTCACGTATCCCGATATGCAAGAAAGGCTTCTACAGGAACTGATCGACCATGACATCGACGAGAATACCCAACTTACAGCCGACATCACCGACCGTCTTACCTTCCTCGACAAGTATATCAAGGAGACACAACGTCGCCACAACCCAAGTTTCCAGCCGGGTCGAACAGCAAAGGTTGACCTCATTTTGCCGGGAGGGTACAAAATTCCCCAGGACTCGGTTATTATTCCCGCACTGCACCACATCCACAACAACCCCGAACTCTGGGATAACCCTCAAAAGTTTAATCCCGATAGATGGGATAccgaggaggtgaagaataGACACAAGGCTGCGTACATACCTTTTGCCATGGGGCCGCGGATGTGTATTGGGTTCAACTTTGCCCTGCAGGAAATTAAGGTCTTCCTTCCTAAGCTGATTTACCGGTACAAGTTCACTCGCGAGGGAGATGGCCACATTGAGTACGACCCCATGTTCCAGTTGATTCGGCCGAATAACTTGTATGTTCGGGCAGAGAGGAGAGTTAAGTGGCCACCGAAGACGGAGAACTAA
- a CDS encoding uncharacterized protein (predicted protein): protein MCRMLVQPVHLDRKIEPDFTVDLFVFLDIRFLGPKYRVVIELVIDKEKNCLMVKSLSSVNSCNLMRITVRGLHKKRTNVPIRYLIRFSGYPAYNVRSRVFFGLPFSGFYVALPWRTQSGQYFPRDGRQNIFPSWSWAATQGEVELLYPKSGAILRLKDHFAGPLAMWAVPDVDTGKPRIIRYQSGGSGPSFLTRSSTLLSAVMAYKAGCYPGDPHPELETDRTWKQYDELLHKLWPSYDDFFNDALVLLHPDHAQHDLLINHISKRFEHIGKAGMAYIYTQSLRVRAVLSHQSRGYFPNGTMELQTELGDSIGWLFPRTIAYGRLFDLQNPSPEIFFDALALSLGAICLTGFDGHEVNEVCCYDCEGVPMKFQSHFIGSVVDLMIVDTRDGVSTRIALGRAFLRIWANASPKSQSFILV from the coding sequence ATGTGCCGTATGTTGGTGCAGCCCGTTCACTTGGACCGTAAGATTGAACCGGATTTCACTGTAGACTTGTTTGTATTTCTGGATATTAGATTCTTGGGTCCAAAGTATAGAGTCGTGATTGAATTGGTGAttgataaagaaaagaattgtCTGATGGTGAAGTCCCTGTCCTCGGTGAATTCTTGCAACCTCATGAGAATTACCGTTCGAGGCCTACACAAAAAGAGAACTAACGTTCCAATCAGATATCTTATACGCTTTTCCGGGTATCCTGCATACAATGTTCGGTCCCGAGTATTCTTTGGCCTACCGTTCAGCGGCTTCTACGTGGCATTGCCTTGGAGGACTCAGAGTGGCCAATACTTTCCTAGAGATGGACGACAGAATATATTCCCGTCATGGTCATGGGCAGCAACACAAGGCGAGGTTGAGTTGCTGTATCCTAAATCTGGAGCCATCCTTAGATTGAAAGATCATTTTGCTGGGCCATTGGCCATGTGGGCGGTTCCAGACGTCGACACTGGGAAGCCCCGGATCATTCGATATCAGTCTGGAGGGAGTGGTCCATCTTTTCTAACAAGATCTAGTACTCTGCTCTCTGCAGTGATGGCATACAAAGCTGGATGTTACCCAGGCGATCCCCACCCCGAGTTAGAAACCGACCGGACATGGAAGCAGTATGATGAATTGCTTCACAAACTCTGGCCATCATACGATGACTTTTTCAACGACGCGCTTGTTTTACTCCATCCCGATCACGCGCAGCACGATCTCCTAATCAATCATATCTCCAAAAGATTTGAACACATAGGAAAAGCTGGTATGGCTTATATTTACACCCAGTCTCTACGCGTCCGAGCAGTGTTGTCACATCAATCGCGTGGATACTTCCCTAATGGAACTATGGAGCTGCAGACTGAGTTGGGTGATTCTATAGGCTGGTTATTCCCGAGGACAATAGCCTATGGGAGGCTCTTTGATCTTCAAAATCCGAGCCCCGAGATTTTCTTCGATGCTTTGGCTCTTTCGCTTGGGGCTATTTGTCTTACGGGCTTTGATGGTCATGAGGTCAACGAGGTCTGCTGCTATGACTGTGAAGGGGTGCCCATGAAGTTCCAATCTCACTTCATCGGCTCGGTGGTCGACCTGATGATTGTTGACACCAGAGATGGTGTCAGTACCCGTATCGCACTCGGGCGAGCCTTTCTACGCATCTGGGCCAATGCTTCCCCGAAGTCTCAAAGTTTCATTCTTGTATGA
- a CDS encoding carnitine O-acetyltransferase CAT2 (carnitine O-acyltransferase CRAT) has translation MAPRRKASSVPEGYVEDLSKGKMLRFEDSLPRLPVPTLEETARRYLKSVHAVVSEAEYENTKKAVEAFVRPGGEGQTLQERLLARAADPKNKNWLTEWWNHAAYLGYRDPVVPYVSYFYSYKDDRARRNPAKRAASVATAALEFKRQVDDGSLEPEYMRAAPIAMSSFEYMFNCCRIPADGADYPQKFPAKENQHIVVVRKNQFFKVPLVVDGKPLNVSELEKQFERIYQIAQKSPAVGTLTAANRDLWTDARKKLLAAHPANEQALRDIESSGFLICLDDATPVTLEERARQYWHGDGANRWYDKPLQFIINDNGTAGFMGEHSMMDGSPTSRLNDHLNNLIFNNKIDLSEQPVRSGLSDPRPINFHLNDEVLEAIDAATKEHRQQISAHELKVQAYQGYGKGLIKKFKCSPDAYVQMIIQLAYFKMYGKNRPTYESASTRKFQEGRTETIRSVSDDSVAFCKAQSDPSVPREEVVRLFRTALASHSKYTAEASDGRGVDRHLFGLKKVLKEGEKLPALYEDPAYSYSSSWYLSTSQLSSEFFNGYGWSQVIDDGFGIAYMINENSLNFNIVCKRIGAERMSYYLNEAASDLRDLLMPDLAAQTEKAKL, from the exons ATGGCTCCTCGGCGTAAGGCTTCGTCTGTCCCGGAGG GCTACGTAGAAGACCTCTCTAAGGGCAAGATGCTCAGATTTGAAGATTCCCTTCCTCGCTTGCCCGTCCCCACTCTTGAAGAAACCGCCCGCCGCTACCTGAAATCGGTCCATGCGGTGGTTTCCGAAGCCGAATATGAGAACACCAAGAAGGCCGTGGAAGCCTTCGTTCGCCCTGGTGGCGAGGGTCAAACTCTGCAGGAAAGACTTCTGGCCCGTGCTGCGGACCCCAAAAATAAGAACTGGCTTACTGAATGGTGGAACCACGCCGCATACCTGGGTTATCGCGACCCGGTGGTTCCCTACGTTTCCTACTTCTACTCATACAAGGACGACCGCGCTCGTCGGAACCCCGCCAAGCGTGCCGCATCTGTCGCGACCGCGGCTCTCGAGTTCAAACGCCAGGTGGACGATGGCTCCCTGGAGCCAGAATACATGCGCGCCGCGCCCATCGCGATGAGCTCGTTCGAGTACATGTTCAATTGCTGCCGCATTCCCGCCGACGGTGCGGATTATCCTCAGAAGTTCCCCGCTAAGGAGAACCAGCACATTGTGGTTGTGCGCAAGAACCAGTTCTTCAAGGTGCCTCTGGTCGTAGACGGTAAGCCGTTGAACGTGtcggagctggagaagcagtTCGAGCGCATCTACCAGATTGCCCAGAAGTCGCCCGCCGTCGGTACATTGACCGCGGCGAACCGTGACCTCTGGACGGATGCCCGGAAGAAGTTGCTTGCGGCCCACCCGGCCAACGAGCAGGCCCTGCGTGACATTGAGTCTAGCGGCTTCCTGATCTGTCTTGACGATGCCACCCCCGTCACCCTGGAGGAGCGGGCTCGCCAGTACTGGCACGGCGATGGCGCCAACCGCTGGTACGACAAGCCTTTGCAGTTCATTATCAACGACAACGGTACCGCTGGTTTCATGGGTGAACACAGCATGATGGATGGCAGCCCCACCAGCCGTCTCAACGACCACCTGAAcaatctcatcttcaacaacaaaatcGACCTTTCGGAGCAGCCCGTCCGCTCTGGCCTGTCCGATCCCCGTCCCATCAACTTCCACTTGAATGACGAGGTGTTGGAGGCGATTGACGCCGCCACCAAGGAGCACCGCCAGCAGATTAGTGCACACGAGCTGAAGGTGCAGGCCTACCAGGGCTACGGCAAGGGTCTCATCAAGAAGTTCAAGTGCAGCCCGGATGCGTATGTGCAGATGATCATCCAGCTTGCCTACTTCAAGATGTACGGCAAGAACCGCCCGACCTACGAATCTGCTTCGACTCGTAAGTTCCAGGAGGGCCGTACCGAGACTATCCGTAGCGTTTCCGACGACAGTGTGGCCTTCTGCAAGGCCCAGAGCGACCCCTCAGTGCCCCGGGAGGAGGTTGTGCGCCTCTTCCGCACCGCCCTGGCCTCCCACTCCAAGTACACCGCGGAGGCTAGTGATGGTCGCGGTGTCGACCGCCACCTGTTTGGTTTAAAGAAGGTGCTCAAGGAGGGTGAGAAGCTGCCGGCCTTGTACGAGGACCCGGCATACAGCTACAGCAGCTCGTGGTACCTCTCGACCAGCCAGCTGAGTTCGGAATTCTTCAACGGATACGGATGGAGTCAGGTGATCGACGATGGATTCGGTATTGCATACATGATCAACGAGAACAG CCTCAACTTCAACATCGTCTGCAAGCGCATCGGCGCTGAGCGCATGAGCTACTACTTGAACGAGGCTGCCTCAGACCTGCGGGATCTGCTGATGCCCGACCTGGCCGCCCAGACcgagaaggccaagctttAA